Genomic window (Paenibacillus sp. 37):
TCTCTACCATCTTCACCAGACCTTCCTTCCATAATGGATTTTGGTAAAAGGAAAAGTCGTGACCAATCGTGGCGGCAATATCGTTTCGTAACACCATGTTGATGGCTTCTGAATTATTTGTTTTAAACAGAATGGACAGAGATCCATGATCATAAGTGAATTCCCTGATGAAGTCTTCGATGAAACCATCTCGATAGAGTGCCAGCTTGTGTTCTTTTAATTGATCAGGTGAAACACGGCTGTGTTTGGCAAGTTCAGACAGGTGATGAGTACCAACTACCAGCTTGCCCGAGTACATGGGAGTGAAGTGAAGTCCATCGAATTCCCGCAATTGTTTGGCATAGATCGCGATAAAGCCCAGATGGGTTTTGTTACTCCGAATATCCTCGATAATTTCCATGGACCCTTTCTCTTCAATCGAGATGTTAAGTTGGGGGTGCTCACGCTTCATATCTGCAGCAGACTGGACAAGATAGGGCATGACACTTGGAAAAGTAGCCACATGAAGCTCTCCGCTAAGAGAGGAGGTTTCTGCGTTCAGGGATTTCAATTCATCAATCCGCTGCAAAATGTCCAGTGCCTTGGCAATGAATTGTTTGCCTTCGGGAGTGGGGTGAGTTCCCTGCCGCGAGCGTTCGAACAGGATAATGCCCAATTCTTTCTCCAGACGATGAACCGATTGGCTGATCGCCGATTGTGTGACATGCAGATGCTCCGAGGCGGCGGAGAATGATTGCGTTTTTGCAATTTCAACGACATATTCGAGCTGTTCCAGATTCATGAGTTCATCTCCGTTTAGCATTAATACAACTAATGTTAACATTAGTATCTATAAATATGAATAATACATGAACAGCGATATAATATATAGACAATCATATAAAGGGGATGAACTTCATGAAAGCAGCAGTATGGTATGCCCATAAAGACGTGCGTGTGGAAGAACGGGAGGTTCCGGTCGCTCAAGGGGGTCAGGTCAAAATCAAAGTGGAATATGCAGGGATCTGCGGCAGTGACTTGCATGCCTATCATCATGGTGTGGGCATTCAAGAAGGTGAGAATCATCCGCTCTCAGGACAGAAAGCGCCGCTGACATTGGGTCATGAATTTGCAGGAACCGTGAGTGAATTGGGGAGTAATGTAAGCGGTATCAGTATAGGGGATCGAGTCGTGGTAGAGCCGTTGTACCATTGTGGAACATGTGAGTACTGTATCCAGGGGCGTTATAACCAGTGTACTCAATTTGGATTCGTTGGACTGAATGGTGATGGTGGTTTTGCGGAGTATGTTGTTGTTGAATCCTACATGGTTCATCCCATACCGGATAACGTAACTTTCGAAGAAGGCGCGCTCGTTGAGCCTACGGCAGTAGCCTTTCACGCGGTTCGTCATAGCAAGCTGAAAGTAGGTAACAAAGTGGCCGTATACGGAGCCGGTCCAATTGGATTATTGACGATTCTGTCTGCCAAAGCAGCAGGAGCCTCTGAAATCTATGCAGTCGATGTATTTGAGGAACGTTTGGACTTGGCAGTCAAGCTGGGAGCCATTCCGGTGAACAGTGCCAAAGTCAATGCAACCGAAGTGATTTTGCAGCAATCGGGCGGCATTGATGTGGCCTATGAAGCAGCGGGTGTGCAACCAACGATGGATAGCGCCATTGCGGTTGTCAAAAAAGGTGGAGAAGTTGTTGTCATTGCAGCAATTCCGAACCCGCTTCAAGTGAACTTCTTCGATCTTCTGGTGAAGGAAGCGAACCTGACAGCAACGTTGGCCTATCGTCACATTTTCCCTGAAGTGATTTCATTGATTGCGGAAGGATCGCTTGATGTGAAACAGGTCATCACCAAAAAAATCAAACTGGACGACATCGTGCAGGAAGGACTTGAACTGTTAATGACCGACAAGAGCCATGCGAAGATTTTGGTGGAGATTGGCGACTAAAAACCGTTCGCTAACGAAGATAGATTTTCATATCAACGTAATTGAAGTATAAGTTTTAGATCGCGAAAAAGACCGATCATCCGTATGAATGGTCTTTTTCGCGTTATTCAAGTAGAACAGTCATCTTTCACTAGCTACTCTTTATGAATCAATTCTGCTGATCGCGGTTCGCTAAGCTAATACCCAACACTAGGAATCATAACGGTAGCAGATCGCCTTACCCCCGCTACTCTCGGAGCTGAATTCCTCATCCTCATAGAATCCGAAACGCTCATATAAACGGATGGCATTGACCATCTGACCGCCCGTATATAAATACACCGTATTTTTGCCCATTTCCTTGGCAGATTCCACGCATTGTTGGAGCAATTCTCTGGCGATTCCATGACCTCTCCATTTGGGATCAACACCTAACAGCCGAATAAACGGATAATCGATTGGTAATTCAAAGTCTGGATAAGCCTTGCGCGCTGTTTCGAATAATTGGACTGTACCGACAATCTGATCATCAATCTTGGCGATCCATAATTGTGTCAGGTACGGATTAACCACAGACTCTCGAATATCTTTTAGGTAGGCCTCCCAGCGTTCATTTTGCTCAAAAGTCTCCCGATACTCGGCGTAACTTGCAATAAGGATATCTACAATCTCTGGATGGTCCGTTTCTGTGGCAGGATGGATCGTAACGGCAGCCGTTGTCATCTAATAATTCCCCTTCTCTTATGGGTTAAGTATGGAATATCGTTTTCTTGCATTTTACCATAACGGATTCAATCCGATTGATTCAAATATTCTATAGTAAACTCAGTCATTTCTATAGATCAAAGCATATCAGCGATTGAGCTGTGTGGAATACAGATGATTGCGATATTCGGTTGGCGTATTGCCTTCGTATTGCTTGAACATGCGCAGGAACAGCTTGTAATCGGAGAAGCCGCACTGTCCGGCAATTTCTTTTACACTGGCATTGGTGTTCAGCAGCAGCTGTTTCGCCCGGCGAATACGTTCGGTGAGGATATAGGTTTTGAGTCCAGTACCTTTCTCGCGCTTCACCATTTTGGAAATATAGTCTTTGTTAAAATTAAAATTTTCTGCAATCTGACTCACCGTGATGTTTGTATGCAGATGAATATCGACCCACTTGCAGATATGGTCCACAATCGCATTGTGCGGGCGATAATCGGCCTCTATATTACGCTCCAGTTCTCTGAACAACAATAGCAATGCAGCGTCGGCTTCCTCCGGTGAGAAGGATGACACATGCAGCAGCTGCTTAAACAACTGATTGGCCATGGAAGGTACCTGAATGGTGGCATGTGTCCTAAACTGGTTGAAATCTGCCAACATGGCATCATAGTGAACCCAGTAGAAGCTGACGGGGGCGTCGCTGATTTGGTAGCCATAGTGGGTGCGACCCGCGCGCAGAAACAACAGATCGTTGGCACGAACTACATATTGTTCCTCTTCTTCCGCGATGTACATCTCACCTTCCAGCATCAAAATGATCTCATGCACAGGCATGCTGCGTCTCATGTGGCTCCAGTTGCCTTCGGATATGAACTTGCCGCACAGGTAATGTTCCAGTGGCTTTTGCATAGGACGGATTTATCCACCTTTTCTTGGATTATGAGTCTGATGTAATTATATTTTATTTGATAATATGGGGATATTCAAGCTCGGAAGTGGATTGTTGAGTATTGGACATATGGAACAGAACACGGATTTTACCCCTTAAGAATGAATGGATATCTATATAAGTTGAACTAAGATAACGGAGAGGACAGAAAAAACCTGAAAAAGCGAAGCGTTCGCCTTTATCCCTGGATTTTCCCTTGAGAAAGGGGATCAAAAAAATCTGGGGATAACAGCGATTGGAAGGTTATTCTGTCATCGTAGTGTCAGTGTAAATAATCTTTAGTTCAACTTATCTATTACATCCCGAGAAGGAGTGAGTGTCATGATTGATACGAAAAAAGGATTTCTGGGACCGGAACATGTAGATCTGTTAAATGGAGTGTTCCAAACATCACAAGAGGTGGGGGAGCGTTACCTGTTATCGCTGGATATTGATCGATTCCTGGCTCCATGCTTCGAAGCTCATGGTTTACCTGCCCGAAAAGAGCGTTACGCGGGTTGGGAGGCACGTACCATCAGCGGACATTCCCTCGGACATTATCTGTCTGCCCTGGCTGTGACGTATCAGGCAACCGGGAATATCACGTTAAAAGAAAGACTGGATTATGCTGTCACCGAACTGGCGAGAATCCAACAGACCACGGGGAGCGGGTATATCGGTGGTTTGTCCGAAGAACCTTTCCACATGGCTTTTCGAGCAGAGAATATCGGTGGGTTCAACATCGGTGAATACTGGGTTCCCTGGTACAGTGTGCACAAAATCTATCGCGGCCTGATTGATGCGTACAAACTCACTGGTAACGGACAGGCACTTGATGTAGTTACTCGATTTGCAGACTGGGCGGTAGAAGGTTTGCTCCCGATGACAGAAGAACAGATGCAGACGATGCTTCAAAGTGAACACGGGGGCATGAATGAAGTATTTGCACACTTGTATGGGATCACGGGCAAAGCCTTATACCTTGAGATCGCCAATAAGTTTACCCATCAATTGATCCTGAGACCCTTGGAACACAAGCAGGACGATCTTCAAGGCAGACACGCCAATACTCAGATTCCCAAAGTGATCGGTGCTGCCGAAATCTACAATCAGGATCATACCCATGAGAGTTACCGGACAGCGGCAGAGTTTTTCTGGAACACCACGGTGCATCATCGTTCTTATGTATTTGGTGCGACGAGCATTTCGGAGCATTACGAAGCAAAGGGCATGGAGAGTCTCGGGATCAAAACAGGAGAGAGCTGTTGTACTCACAACATGTTGCATCTAACGAAGCAACTCTTCGCCTGGAATCACGATAGTGCCTACATGGACTATTATGAAAACGCCATCTATAATCATATCCTCGGCACGCAGGACCCCGATACGGGGAACAAAACATATTTTGCATCAACGCTACAAGGCCACTACAAAATCTATGGTACTCACGATACCGCCTGGTGGTGCTGCACAGGATCAGGCATGGAGAACCCGGGCAAATATGCCGAGGCCATCTATTTTGAGAATGAACAAGACCTGTACGTCAACCTGTATATCGCTTCCCAACTGGATTGGGCGTCACAGGGATTATCCCTGAAGCTTGAAACCGACTTTCCTTATTCGGAAAAGGTGACCCTGACGATCACCGGAGGCAGCGCCTCGGCTCATCTAAGATTACGCGTACCCTCATGGCTGCAAGAGCCAATGACGGCAACGGTTAACGGGGATACGGAACATCCGTATACACGGATGGAACCCGGCTATCTGTCCATCGACCGCATCTGGTCTGCGGGCGATGTCATCACAATCACCCTGCCGATGTCACTTCGCCAGTACACCTCCCGGGATGATGCCCACAAGGTGGCATTCCTGTACGGCCCGATTGTACTCGCCGGTGCACTGGGAAACGAGGGTCTTCCAGAGGATACGATTGTGGATGAAACAGCACTGAATCCCAAGACCGCACCCGTACCTGTGATCTGGACGGAGCAGGAGGATGTACAAGAGTGGATCAAGGTTGTAGATGCAGACACGTTAACATTCGAACTTAGCAAGGATGTCACTTCCACAGGTGAAGCCGTGAAACTCATTCCGTTCTATGATGTGCATCATGAATTTTATACCGTGTATTGGCCGTTTAACGATGAAGGTGATGCGCTCGAGAAAGAGTTGAACGATATCACGATCGACAGGGTTCAGGCTGACGGTCAGCAGGATGAGATTGGACATCAACTTGATAGCAACTGCCGTGGGGAGCATCACAACGGTTCAACCACAGATGGCCGTAAGAAGTTGCATATGTGGCGAGAGGCTTTTGGCATCAGTGGAGCTTACTTCAGTTATCAACTGGCAGTGGACCACGCCGCAACCAATTATTTATGTGTGGCCTATTGGGGTGGAGATCATTCCCCGTTTGAGCGGGAAGGTACGTTATATGAGAGACAATTCACCATTACCATGGATGGAACACTCATTGGAGAGCAGCGAATTCATATGAACAAGATTGGCGACGTGTTCTATGTGACATATGATATTCCTGAGAGCGTAACATCAGGTAAAGACAGCGTTAAGGTCATGTTCCAGGCGAAGGGCGACAATGGCTGTGCCGGGAAAGTCGTAGAGGTACGTACTACACGAAGCAAACCGGAATCTCTCTTTGCGTAATAAGAGGCATGGTGTGAAAAGGCGCAAACACAATGTTATAATGAAAATAAATTACGGTTAGGTGAAAGAGGAGGTTGGAAGTGTGGCAAAACCCGATAATAAAGGTACTTATAACTTTCAGGATTGGTTAACTTGGGAGGGGGCATGGGAATTAATTAACGGCAAAGCTTTTAATATGTCTCCAGCACCCACTTCATTGCACCAGTTTATTGTGGGTGAGCTGCACTTCTCTTTGCGGACTTTTTTTCAGAATCGGAAATGTTTCGTGTTTGTTGCCCCTTTTGATGTGTATTTTAGCGAAAATGAACAATATGACCTGCCAGATCAAGTTGTACAGCCTGATTTATCGGTGGTTTGCTCCAAAGACCAGATATCTAAGAATGGCTGTAACGGTGCACCTTCTTTAATTATCGAGGTGTTATCGCCTTCGACTGCGCTAAAGGATTTTAACGAAAAATTTAACTTGTATCAGAAATACGGCGTGAACGAATACTGGATTGTTGACCCCGGGAATCAAACCGTCCATGTGTACACGTTGGAGGATGGCAGTTACCAGACCCGTCATCTGTATACAGAGCAGGAAACGATTATATCTGTCTTGTATCCTGAATTGCACATTCCGCTGGATTCGTTGTTCAAGCTCAGGTAGTGGAAACTAAAAAAAGTGAACCAACGCATAAGGGACGAAACCGGATGATTTCCGATTCGTCCTTTTTGCAGTACTATTTTTCAGACAAGTCTTATATAAAAAATGACACGCATAGCTATTTTCCACGTATTACCTGATAACATTTCTTCTCCACAATCTGCTGTTTGAAAAGACGTACTTCTACGGATTGACCACCAAATTTCCTGCCTAGTTCCACGTTGTCCCTGAAAATATGAAATGGGATAAGCCCAAACCACGTATATTATGAGTATTCGAATATCCAATGTTATCCACCTGAGAGCGTTAACATCATGTACAATAAGAAGAAGTTGATCAGGAAAATTACGACATGAGGCACCAATATATAACATGAAAGGAGGTCGGATGATTGAACATGATCAAGTACATAAAATTATTGGGATTAATCCTCGGTATTGTGGCTGTGAATGTTCTGGCATTCTCACCCGGCTTTATCGGGCTGAATTTCGGGGAGGGTGCATTCACAACTGCGCTATCCGTTACCCTGTTGTTCGGTAGTGCAATGGCACTTTTATATGGCAGTTATACCTTGTTGTTGAGGCAGCCGATAGTCCTGCCCGTGAAGCATATCGAAACACATGAAGATTATGTGGAAGCTTTATCTTTTTATAGACGCATCAAGGTCCTCGAAGAAGATATTACGCTGGGGCTGTCCCAACTTAGCCGGATGAAAAAGAAGAAAGAAACACTCTTGAATGTGCTTCATCAGCGGTTTGATCCGGGGGAACTAAGCTACAAAAAATTCGCATCGGTCACGCTGGAAGTGGAGAAGCTGTTGTACCTGAATATCCGCAGTGTGCTGAACCGGTTGAATGTATTTGATGAAGCCGACTATGCCAACATGATGAAATCCAAATCCTCAAACCTTCCCCAAAAACTTTTTCAGGAAAAAACCAAGGTATACAACGATTATCTGTCTTATGTGAAGAATGCATTACACACCAATGAGGAAATTTTGCTCAAGCTTGATCAGTTGTTATTGGAGATTTCACGCCTCGACAGCTTTGAAGCCGGAGATATTGAACAGATGCCTTGTATGCAGGAGATTGATCAGTTAATCAAGCACACCAAATTATACAGACAGTGAGGGGTTGCTCGTATGGCCAAGAAGGGAAAGTTTTTTTTCATATCGATTGTAATGCTGGTACTCGTATTTGGTCTGGTCTATGCAGGGATTACACTGACGTCGAACTTTGGCAAGTCGACCACACAGGTGAGCACAGAGAATGCAGGTAAGGAACTGGGCAAACTGTACGCGGACATTGCACCAGCAACGGCAGAACCGGTCAAAGGACAGATTGATCTCGATCCGGTCGATGTGGCGGAATCACTGCCGGATATCTCCAAATTCGCAATTGCCGTAGAGAATACAACGAATGATTACGTCGAAATTTTCTCTTCCCCAGAGAAGTCGGGCAGCGGGGTAGACGGCTGGTTAACCGAGGTGGGCGAGGAATTCAACAAAGCGAATATCAGCGTTGGTGGAAAACCGGTATCGGTCAAAATCCGCAACATTGCCTCCGGAACCGCTACCGATTATATCAAGTCGGGCAAGTATATACCGGATGCATTCACACCTTCCAATGAACTGTGGGGCGAGATGGTTGAGGCCAGTGGGGTGAAGACAGAGATGGTCTCCAAGCGATTGGTTGGGAATGTTCCTGGTATTGTCATTTCTAAAGCCAAGTATGATGCACTGGTTGATACCTATGGCTCCGTTAATGTAAAAACCGTAACCGAAGCGATTGCCAACAATGAACTCGCGATGGGATATACCGATCCATTTGCCAGCTCCACCGGACTGAACTTTCTGGTGACTGCACTGAATACGTATGATAGCGCCAATCCGTTGGGAGAGAAGGCGATTGAGGGATTTGAGAAATTCCAGACGAATGTTCCGTTTACGGCCTCGACAACCATTCAGATGCGGGAAGCGGCCAAGTCAGGCAGACTGGATGCCTTTGTACTCGAATACCAGACGTATGTGAATACCGCTGATCTCAAGAGTGGTTACGTCTTTACACCTTTTGGCGTGAGACATGACAGTCCGCTGTATGCATTGGGACAATTGCCGCAGAACAAACAGGAGATTATCCAGAAGTTTGCGGAATTCGTAACCCAGGCGAAGTACCAACAATCAGCGGAAGAGTTTGGTTTCAACGGGTTGCAGGATTACAAATCCGAACTGGCCACCGTGGATGGCGGCACGTTGTTGTCTGCACAGAAAGTATGGAAAGAAAAGAAAAACGGCAGCAAACCGATTGCCGCGGTGTTCGTGACGGATGTATCCGGAAGCATGGACGGCGAACCGCTTAACCGACTGAAGGAGTCCCTGCGCAAAGGTCAGAAGTACCTGGGTACAGACAACAGTATTGGCTTGGTCTCTTACTCCAGTGGGGTAACCGTGAATCTGCCCATTGCCAAGTATGATACGAACCAGCAGTCCATGTTTGTCGGAACAGTGGATAGTCTGCAAGCTGGCGGAGGGACGGCGACCTTTGACGGGATCGTGGTAGCGATGAAGATGCTGGAAGATTACATGGCTGCTAATCCAAACGTGAAGCCTTTAATCTTTGTCCTGAGTGATGGCGAGACCAATGAAGGTCACACCCTGAAGGATATTCGGGATCTGGTCGAGACGTACCAAGTGCCGATCTATACGATTGGGTACAACGCAGACATCAAGGCTCTGGAGAGCATCTCCAGTATTAACGAAGCGGCAAGCATCAATGCCGATACCGATGATGTCGTGTACAAGATCGGTAACCTGTTTAACGTACAGATGTAATCTAAAGGGGGAACTATAGATGTCATTTTCAATGGAAATACCGAGCCACAAGGAAATTCAGAAGGTGATTGAAGAAGAGGTGAAACCCGTGCCCGCCGAGGTCGCGGAGCTTCAACAAGTGGCCGATGCCAACGTAGAGATGATTATGACACTGGATCTCGAATCCCTGGAAAAACGCAAAGAGATTCTGCAATCCATTGACGGCTTTGGTATGAACACGATGAGATCCTCTTCCGAGAAAAACGCCTTGCTTCAAGTCTCCGTTGGACATCTGTCCAAGACGGGAGACGAGGGCGGTCAGGTCGCCAAAGGTTTGACCGAGCTGCATATGCAACTGAAGGATCTCGACCCAAGTGTGGTTGATTTCGCCAAGACCGGCTTCCTCGGGAAATTATTCAATCCGCTTCGCGCCTATTTCCTGAAATACCAGAAGGCTGACGCAGTCATCGCTGACATCGTAACCTCCTTGGATAAAGGCAGATCCACCCTGCGTAATGATAATACAACGCTGGAGATTGAACAGCAGAACCTGCGGGAACTCACCAAACGACTGCAAAAGGAGATTCAGCTTGGCGTACTCATGGATGAGTCCATCGACGCGCAGATTGAAGCGGCCAAGGTCCGCAATGAGGACCCCGAGAAAGTCCGCTTTATTACAGAGGAAGTACTGTTCCCGCTCCGTCAGCGGGTCATGGACCTGCAACAAATGCTGGTCGTGAACCAGCAGGGTATCATGGCGATTGAAGTGGTCATTCGCAATAATAAGGAACTGATTCGAGGGGTAGATCGGGCGAAAAATGTAACGATCTCAGCACTGAAAATTGCCGTTACCGTAGCGAGTGCTCTCTATAATCAGAAGATTGTATTGCAGAAGATTGAGTTGTTGAACCAGACAACCAACGATCTGATCGCGGGTACATCCAAAATGCTCAAAGATCAGGGAATTGCCATCCAGAAGCAGGCATATGAAGCCAGCATTTCCGTGGATACGATGAAACAGGCGTTCACCGATGTGTTGTCAGCACTCGATTCGATTAGTCTTTATAAGCAGGAAGCCCTGCCTAGAATGCGCGAGACGATTAACCAGTTCCGTGAACTTGCGGATACCGGAGAGCAGCAGATTCAGCGTTTGGAGAAAGGGCAGAAGCTGGGGCTGTAATGAGCAGATTAAGGCCAAGGACATAATCTGAAGGAAAAGACTCCCAAGGGAGTCTTTTTTTGATACCGTTTTTGCATAATTCATGGTATTGCTCCGCGTACCGAATTTCGACGAACAGAATCATTCCGAACTACCTGTTGTAGATGGGGAGCTGCTTGTTGTTTTAATCCAACCACTGATGGAATCTCCATATACAATTATAGCCAATTGGATTAAAATTAAAGAGGTTTATAGTCGGGCAATTGGACTAAATATATACAGAAATAGAGGGATATGATGAAGGGTCAGAAGGTGTTTGCCATACTGCTGGGAGCGACTGTTGTATTGAGCGGTTGTGGCGGGATTGAGATTACGATTAAGGAAGAAGGGAAGAGCCAAGAATTACAGGAGACAACCAAACCAGTTGTACAGTCAGACGTAGTTCAAAGCGGAGAGCAGGTAGAGTTAGCGGTTGACTCGAAGAGCGAAGCTCAAAAGGAAGTTAACAAGGTTCAAGAAGATACGGCTCAGGAAATAACAGTAGAGAAACCTAAGGAAGAAGCAAGCTACGCTGTGGCTGAGACGTCGGCAGAACAAAGTATTGATTATCTGAAGCCAACGTCATCAGAAATAAATCTACGCGTAGCACCTAGTATCAATGCAAGATCAGTAGGTATCCTATACCAAGACGATGAAGCTGTATATCTGCACCGCAAAAATTTTGATCCCACGGACGGGCGTACCTGGTATCAGGTAAGTATTTCGGATGGAAGCATCGGATGGGTGAGCAGTAAAGTGGTGAAGCAATCGGATGGTCGTTATTACGAAGGAAATGCGTACTCCATATCTAAAGCCCAGTTCATGACCGTATCGGTGGCCCATGCCAATATGCGAGATATACCTTCGATTAACGGATCTGCAGTTGCCGTTGTGGACAAAGGAGATCAGTTGGAACACTGGGGCGGTTCCGTCTATGATCCATCAGATGGGTCGTACATGGTACGAAGTGTGGACAAGAGATGGGAAGTACGGATGGATTAGTGGCAAAGTAATCACTTGGTAGACGGAATACTAGGATTTTATATACCAAGTTTACAAGAGATACATATTAGCATTTTGCTACATTTAAACAGTCTAAACGGACCAGAGCTAGAGGAGCACCAGCTTCTTTGCTGAATTTACTCACTAGGATATGAGAAATACGTATATGGAAGATACATCCGCGAACTTACGGTTGAATGAGGGTAACCTGCCGATTCAACCGTTCTTTTTATTTTAACAATATGGAACTGCTAAGAAGGAGAATTCTATACAGGGGGACGCTTTAAAGTGTTGTCAGG
Coding sequences:
- a CDS encoding LysR family transcriptional regulator; this translates as MNLEQLEYVVEIAKTQSFSAASEHLHVTQSAISQSVHRLEKELGIILFERSRQGTHPTPEGKQFIAKALDILQRIDELKSLNAETSSLSGELHVATFPSVMPYLVQSAADMKREHPQLNISIEEKGSMEIIEDIRSNKTHLGFIAIYAKQLREFDGLHFTPMYSGKLVVGTHHLSELAKHSRVSPDQLKEHKLALYRDGFIEDFIREFTYDHGSLSILFKTNNSEAINMVLRNDIAATIGHDFSFYQNPLWKEGLVKMVEITGIDQPKMQIGFVQTESKESAVAAERFAQRFRQAIELDHLKV
- a CDS encoding 2,3-butanediol dehydrogenase; the encoded protein is MKAAVWYAHKDVRVEEREVPVAQGGQVKIKVEYAGICGSDLHAYHHGVGIQEGENHPLSGQKAPLTLGHEFAGTVSELGSNVSGISIGDRVVVEPLYHCGTCEYCIQGRYNQCTQFGFVGLNGDGGFAEYVVVESYMVHPIPDNVTFEEGALVEPTAVAFHAVRHSKLKVGNKVAVYGAGPIGLLTILSAKAAGASEIYAVDVFEERLDLAVKLGAIPVNSAKVNATEVILQQSGGIDVAYEAAGVQPTMDSAIAVVKKGGEVVVIAAIPNPLQVNFFDLLVKEANLTATLAYRHIFPEVISLIAEGSLDVKQVITKKIKLDDIVQEGLELLMTDKSHAKILVEIGD
- a CDS encoding GNAT family N-acetyltransferase yields the protein MTTAAVTIHPATETDHPEIVDILIASYAEYRETFEQNERWEAYLKDIRESVVNPYLTQLWIAKIDDQIVGTVQLFETARKAYPDFELPIDYPFIRLLGVDPKWRGHGIARELLQQCVESAKEMGKNTVYLYTGGQMVNAIRLYERFGFYEDEEFSSESSGGKAICYRYDS
- a CDS encoding helix-turn-helix transcriptional regulator, encoding MQKPLEHYLCGKFISEGNWSHMRRSMPVHEIILMLEGEMYIAEEEEQYVVRANDLLFLRAGRTHYGYQISDAPVSFYWVHYDAMLADFNQFRTHATIQVPSMANQLFKQLLHVSSFSPEEADAALLLLFRELERNIEADYRPHNAIVDHICKWVDIHLHTNITVSQIAENFNFNKDYISKMVKREKGTGLKTYILTERIRRAKQLLLNTNASVKEIAGQCGFSDYKLFLRMFKQYEGNTPTEYRNHLYSTQLNR
- a CDS encoding beta-L-arabinofuranosidase domain-containing protein, whose translation is MIDTKKGFLGPEHVDLLNGVFQTSQEVGERYLLSLDIDRFLAPCFEAHGLPARKERYAGWEARTISGHSLGHYLSALAVTYQATGNITLKERLDYAVTELARIQQTTGSGYIGGLSEEPFHMAFRAENIGGFNIGEYWVPWYSVHKIYRGLIDAYKLTGNGQALDVVTRFADWAVEGLLPMTEEQMQTMLQSEHGGMNEVFAHLYGITGKALYLEIANKFTHQLILRPLEHKQDDLQGRHANTQIPKVIGAAEIYNQDHTHESYRTAAEFFWNTTVHHRSYVFGATSISEHYEAKGMESLGIKTGESCCTHNMLHLTKQLFAWNHDSAYMDYYENAIYNHILGTQDPDTGNKTYFASTLQGHYKIYGTHDTAWWCCTGSGMENPGKYAEAIYFENEQDLYVNLYIASQLDWASQGLSLKLETDFPYSEKVTLTITGGSASAHLRLRVPSWLQEPMTATVNGDTEHPYTRMEPGYLSIDRIWSAGDVITITLPMSLRQYTSRDDAHKVAFLYGPIVLAGALGNEGLPEDTIVDETALNPKTAPVPVIWTEQEDVQEWIKVVDADTLTFELSKDVTSTGEAVKLIPFYDVHHEFYTVYWPFNDEGDALEKELNDITIDRVQADGQQDEIGHQLDSNCRGEHHNGSTTDGRKKLHMWREAFGISGAYFSYQLAVDHAATNYLCVAYWGGDHSPFEREGTLYERQFTITMDGTLIGEQRIHMNKIGDVFYVTYDIPESVTSGKDSVKVMFQAKGDNGCAGKVVEVRTTRSKPESLFA
- a CDS encoding Uma2 family endonuclease, translated to MAKPDNKGTYNFQDWLTWEGAWELINGKAFNMSPAPTSLHQFIVGELHFSLRTFFQNRKCFVFVAPFDVYFSENEQYDLPDQVVQPDLSVVCSKDQISKNGCNGAPSLIIEVLSPSTALKDFNEKFNLYQKYGVNEYWIVDPGNQTVHVYTLEDGSYQTRHLYTEQETIISVLYPELHIPLDSLFKLR
- a CDS encoding vWA domain-containing protein; translation: MAKKGKFFFISIVMLVLVFGLVYAGITLTSNFGKSTTQVSTENAGKELGKLYADIAPATAEPVKGQIDLDPVDVAESLPDISKFAIAVENTTNDYVEIFSSPEKSGSGVDGWLTEVGEEFNKANISVGGKPVSVKIRNIASGTATDYIKSGKYIPDAFTPSNELWGEMVEASGVKTEMVSKRLVGNVPGIVISKAKYDALVDTYGSVNVKTVTEAIANNELAMGYTDPFASSTGLNFLVTALNTYDSANPLGEKAIEGFEKFQTNVPFTASTTIQMREAAKSGRLDAFVLEYQTYVNTADLKSGYVFTPFGVRHDSPLYALGQLPQNKQEIIQKFAEFVTQAKYQQSAEEFGFNGLQDYKSELATVDGGTLLSAQKVWKEKKNGSKPIAAVFVTDVSGSMDGEPLNRLKESLRKGQKYLGTDNSIGLVSYSSGVTVNLPIAKYDTNQQSMFVGTVDSLQAGGGTATFDGIVVAMKMLEDYMAANPNVKPLIFVLSDGETNEGHTLKDIRDLVETYQVPIYTIGYNADIKALESISSINEAASINADTDDVVYKIGNLFNVQM
- a CDS encoding toxic anion resistance protein; translated protein: MSFSMEIPSHKEIQKVIEEEVKPVPAEVAELQQVADANVEMIMTLDLESLEKRKEILQSIDGFGMNTMRSSSEKNALLQVSVGHLSKTGDEGGQVAKGLTELHMQLKDLDPSVVDFAKTGFLGKLFNPLRAYFLKYQKADAVIADIVTSLDKGRSTLRNDNTTLEIEQQNLRELTKRLQKEIQLGVLMDESIDAQIEAAKVRNEDPEKVRFITEEVLFPLRQRVMDLQQMLVVNQQGIMAIEVVIRNNKELIRGVDRAKNVTISALKIAVTVASALYNQKIVLQKIELLNQTTNDLIAGTSKMLKDQGIAIQKQAYEASISVDTMKQAFTDVLSALDSISLYKQEALPRMRETINQFRELADTGEQQIQRLEKGQKLGL
- a CDS encoding SH3 domain-containing protein → MMKGQKVFAILLGATVVLSGCGGIEITIKEEGKSQELQETTKPVVQSDVVQSGEQVELAVDSKSEAQKEVNKVQEDTAQEITVEKPKEEASYAVAETSAEQSIDYLKPTSSEINLRVAPSINARSVGILYQDDEAVYLHRKNFDPTDGRTWYQVSISDGSIGWVSSKVVKQSDGRYYEGNAYSISKAQFMTVSVAHANMRDIPSINGSAVAVVDKGDQLEHWGGSVYDPSDGSYMVRSVDKRWEVRMD